Within Pseudomonas paeninsulae, the genomic segment CGCGCTTTTGTAGGCGGCACCCCGGCGCGATATTCTTCGGCCGTCGGGCAGGCCGCCCATCGCTTGCCTGGCGCGTGGACATGCCCAAGACATGCAATGCATCTCTGTTTGTCGCCTCTGGCGTTTCTTCCGGCGGGCAGACCTGCGATTCTTGCGGGCACAGGTGCAGCGCACCATCAGGCCCGCGAGGTATCCATGAACATCAGCTGCAATTTCGACAGTGGCAATATCGAGGTGCTCGACGCCAGCAATCCGCAGCAGGTGCTGCTGGCCATGCGTCCTGATCTCAACAGCTATCACTTCCAGTGGTTCCACTTCAAAGTCGACGGCCTAACCCCGGGCCAGCGCTACGGCTTTAGCCTGACCAACGCGGGCGAGTCTGCCTACAGTCATGCCTGGACCGGCTACAACGCCGTTGCCTCTTACGACCATATCAACTGGTTCCGCGTGCCCAGCCGTTTCGAGGAGGGCGCGCTCAACTTCGCCATCGAGCCGAGCGAGGCGCAGGTCTGGTTCGCCTACTTCGAACCCTACAGCCGCGCGCGGCATGACGGACTGATCGAGCAGGCGCTGAACCAGGCCGGTGCCGAACTGTTCGCCAGTGGCAAGAGCATCGAGGGCCGCGATATCCCGTTGCTGCGGGTCAGCCGTAACCCACAGGCTCCGCGCAAGATCTGGATCATCGCCCAGCAGCATCCCGGCGAGCACATGGCCGAATGGTTCATGGAAGGCCTGATCGAGCGCCTGCAGAACCGCGACGACGCCGAACTGAATGCCCTGCTGCAACAGGCCGACCTCTATCTGGTACCGAACATGAACCCGGATGGCGCCTTCCGTGGCCACCTGCGTACCAATGCCGCCGGCAAGGACCTCAACCGCGCCTGGCAATCGGCCAGCGAGGCGGAGAGTCCCGAGGTGTTCTTTGTCCAGCAGCAGATGCGCAGCGTCGGCGTCGATCTGTTCCTCGACATCCATGGCGACGAGGAAATCCCCCATGTGTTCACCGCCGGCTGTGAAGGCAACCCCGGCTACAGTCCGCGCCTGGAAAAACTGGAGGAGGAATTCCGCAGCCGTCTGATCACCCTCGGCGCCGAGTTCCAGACCGCGTTCGGCTACAAGCGCGATGCCCCCGGCCAAGCCAATACCACCCTGGCCTGCAACGCGGTCGGCCTGGAGTTCGACTGCCTGTCCTTCACCATCGAAATGCCGTTCAAGGACCACGACGACAGTCCCAATCCGCTTACCGGCTGGGACGGCAAGCGCTCGATGCAGTTGGGCCAGGATGTGCTCAGTGTTGCGGCGGCTATGGTGGGGGCGTTGCGCTAGGCAAGACCTGTCTTGCTGGCGTCCGGCTGTGGCGTGGAGGCCAGCCGGTTGTCGGGTTGGTCCTCGGCGTGGACGACCAGCGAGCAGAGTCCACCTAGGTGTCTGACGCGGCATTGCTGGTCAGGGCAAGCTGGGGTTGCCGCGGCATCTGCGCGCAGCAAGCGATTGGCGTGAGCTAGCCCATTGCCAACCTGAGGCGAATGCGCCGAGTCAGACCCCACTCGCGATGAGCGCGGCGACGTACAGAGCAGTTGCCAGGAGGATGCCGCGGTAAGGCGTGCTGAACCAGTAGCGCTTGCCGAGGAAGGCGTAGCCACACAGCAGCACAAGCCCAACGCCCAAGAGGTATGGCGAGGCAAACAATAGGGGACCATGCACGAGAGCAAGGTAGGCATAGACCGAACCAAACAGCAGAGCACCGAAGCTATGGCTGGCATTGAAGCCAACCCAGGCCTTCCACATGCTTGTTTCGCGGGTGATCTTCGGTGAAATCTCATGCATGCGGGCCATCAGCACCTCGTCCCGCGGTTGCAAGGAGCTACCCGTGAATGTGAGCAGCAGATGCACCGCGCCCAGGGCGAAGATAACCAGCGCGCTCGCAGTAACCAGATACTGGGCCAGGGTAAGAGCTATTGATGACAAGGCGAACTCCTCAAAAGACCATCCAGCGGTTTACCTGAGCGGCTGCATGAGGCGGCAGGATGGAACAGGCCGGCTCTATGGCAAGCATGGGCTGTTGGTTCTGCATGCACAGGCATCAGCCATCGCTTGGCCGCTGGTTGGCGACCGCCACGGGCATTACTCAATGCTCAAGAACTCGATCCAGCGCACTCCAGGGGCAATCTCGTCGCGCAACTCCGGTTGGTAGGGCGGCTGCTCGGGGGTGTCTGACGGAGCGCTGAGGTAGTTGAGGTCAATTGCTTGCGGCATGCCCCGCAAGCCTTGTTCAGTAGGCTCCAGTTGGAGGTACAAACCATTCCACCGCTTGGCCTTTAGCGCCGAAAGCATCGAACCCAGCAGGGGCAGACCACGCATAAAGATCTGTCGCGCTACTTGGCAGTTGCCGCTTCGGCCAGGCCACTCAGGGCTTTACCAATGTTCTCGATCGCGGGGCACTGAGCAGTTGCATGACGCTGACCGAGGTAGGCCGGATCGTTGTAACCAAGCCAGACCTGAGCGTTGGCGTCTTCCCAGAACAGTGCCTTCAACGGCAGGTCGATTGCGACCGTTTGGGAGCACTCTATGAATGGCGTGCCAGCCTTTGGGCTGCCGAAGATGAGCAGCTCTGTCGGACGCAGCGATTTGCCAACCTTCGCCGCGCCGGCAGCGTGATCGATGCGCGCGAAAACGGTCAGGCCGCGCTGCTTGGCGAGCGCCTCAAATTTGTCGGCGGTGGTTTTGACTGAATACGGGCTCTTGACTTGGATTAGACCGTCCGCTGCTGCGCAGAGTGTTGAGATGCTCGCGAGCAGTACGGCGGCGACTACCTGCACTATTTTCATAATCGAGACTCCTTGGCGATACACGAAGGGTTCAGTATGACGCCAAACGATTGGCTCAGGGGCGGGCTTCAGTGAGCGCAGCGAGCGACTTGAGTCGCTTGTTATGCGGTGCAGGAGCTGAGTGCAACACGGTTATTGAATTGAGGCTGGAGCATCATGCTGCATTGTCATGGCCTTTTGCATTACTTCCCCAATAACTTCGATCGGGCATTTAAAGTCGAAGCGTTTACGGGGACGCATATTCATTTGCAAGGCAATGGCATCCAACGTTTCCTGGCTATGCACCGACAAGTCCGTTCCTTTGGGCAGGTACTGACGGATCAGGCCGTTGATGTTTTCGTTGCTGCCGCGCTGCCAGGGACTGTGTGGGTCGCAGAAGTAAATTGCCACCCCGGTCTGCTGGGTGATTTCAGCATGCCGCGCCATTTCTCGACCCTGGTCGTAGGTCATGCTCTTGCGCATCGCCAACGGCATGCCATTGAGCGCTGCACTGAAGCCCTCCATCGCCGAGGTTGCCGTCGCGTCATTCATCTTCACCAGCATCAGGTAGCCACTGGTGCGCTCCACCAACGTGCCTACAGACGAGGCGTTGGCCTTACCCTTGATCAGGTCGCCTTCCCAATGCCCCGGCATCAGCCGGTCTTCGATCTCCGGCGGGCGCACATGAATGCTGACCATCTCGGGGATCTGTCCGCGCCGATCCACGCCGCCAGAACGCGGTCTGCGCGTCGTCTTGCTTTGGCGCAGGCAGATGATCAGCTCCTTACGCAGCTCGCCGACCGGCAAGGCATAGATCGCGTTATAGATCGTCTCGCGACAGACGTAGGCATCTCTGAGGCTGGGAATGTTCATGCTGCGCAGCTTGCCGGCAATCTGCGCGGGAGACAAACGCTCACGCAGCATATGGGCCACCAACTCGAAGCGCTCGCTACCCGGCAACAGTTTTCGCATCGGTCGACAAACCTGACGGCGGTCCTGCATCTGCTGCTGGGCCAAGCGGGCCGAGTAGCCGCCACAGGCATCTCGATTGCGGCGCAGCTCACGGCTGATGGTCGAAGGGGATCGGGTGATTAAGCAGGCAATCTTGCGCAGGCTGAAGCCTTGGGCACGACCGATTTGAATGGTGGCGCGCTCTTCAACGCTGAGTTCTGAATAAGACATAGGGGCAGCACCGTACCGGAAAGGTCAGGTGTTGCACTCAGTTTTTGCCGCCGCCCGTTTTCATCGCTATCGTCACCCTCTCGAGATGGGGGCGGCTGAAGTAGAGGCTTTCCTATCTGATCTCGCGGTAGGCAGAAATGTGTCCGCTTCCACGCAGAATCAGGCGTTGGCTGCTCTGTTGTTTCTCTACAAGCAGGTGTTCAAGCTGGATCTGCCGTGGCTCGGGGAAATCGTCCGGGCGAAGAAGCCTGTGCGTTTACCAGTGGTGCTAAGCATCGCCGAGGTTCGTCAGGTGTTGGCAGGGCTCAAGGGCGAGCTTTGGCTGGTTGGCAGTCTGCTGTAAGGCTCGGGCATGTGCTTGATGGAGGTTATGCGCTTGCGGGTCAAGGATGTGGACTTTACCCGCGGCGAGATTCTGGTACGTGATGGCAAAGGCCAGAAGGACTGCGGTTATGCCCGCCAAGCATCGAGGCGATGCCTGGGTGCGCGATAGGCGCGTCACCGATCCCTTTGACAGTCGGCTGGGTTTCATCCGCGAATAGCCAGGAGCGTAGGGCGGATGACGCTTACCCATCCACCAACAACGATGGTCGATAGCAAAGACGTCACCGACCTATCCGGATCGGTCCATCCAGGTATCTCGAATGCCTGGTGGCTTGTACGGTTCGGATCCGCAGGCGTGAGTCCTCCCTGTGGGAGGCCCGTCCTCAAGGCGAAGCCTTTGTCTGTACCGCAACCGCACAACCCGGCAGCCCTGCAGGCTGCATTCGCCGCGGGGCGCGCCTTCTACAGGTAGTCGGGATGCAAGCGGGGTAGGAGAGGGCGTTTCGAATTTCCCGGATTGCACCCGGGCTAGCGGGAGCGCAGGCTGCGGATTGCGCCGCAGCCTGCGCTGGCCAGGGCCTTAGCCGCGATAGTAGCGCTGCGGCACGAACGGGGTCTTGGCGACTTTCATCGGCACGCGCTTGCCGCGCACCATGGCCCAGACTTCGCTGTCCACGGCGATGTGGCTGCTCTGCACATAACCCATGGCCACTGGTGCCGCGAGGGTCGGGCCGAAGCCGCCGCTGCTGACCGAACCGATTACGTTGCCATCGGCATCAACGATTTCCGCGCCTTCACGCACCGGCACGCGCTCCTGCGGCAGCAGGCCGACGCGCTTGTTGGCGACGCCTTGTTGCTGCTGGGCGAAGATCCGCTCGGCGCCGGGGAAGCCACCGGCGCGCGCGCCATCGGCGCGGCGCGTCTTGGAGATAGCCCACAACAGGCTGGCTTCGATCGGCGTGGTGCTGGTGCTCATGTCGTGGCCGTACAGGCACAGGCCGGCTTCCAGGCGCAGTGAGTCGCGCGCGCCGAGGCCGATGGCCGCGACTTCCGGCTCGGCCAGCAGGCTGCGCGCCAGGGTTTCGGCGTGGTCGGCCGGCACCGAGATTTCATAGCCGTCTTCGCCGGTGTAACCGGAGCGGCTGACGAAGCAGTCGACGCCGAGCAGGCGCACCGGGGCGAACTGCATGAAAGTCATCTTCGCCACTTCCGGGGCCAGGCGCGCCAGCACGTCGACCGCCTTCGGGCCTTGCAGGGCGAGCAGGGCGCGGTCGAAGCAGGGTTCGATCTGGCACTGGCTGGCGATCTGCAGTTGCAGGTGCATCAGGTCCTGGTGCTTGCAGCCGGCGTTGACCACCAGGAACAGGGTGTCGTCGCCCAGGTTGGCGACCATCAGGTCGTCGAGAATGCAGCCCTGCTCATCGGTGAACATGGCGTAGCGCTGCATGCCCACTGGCAGGTCGATGATGTCGACCGGCACCAGGCTTTCCAGGGCTTTTGCCGCATTCGGGCCACGCAGGATGATCTGGCCCATGTGCGAGACGTCGAACAGGCCGGCCGCTTCACGGGTGTGCAGGTGTTCTTTCATCACGCCGAGGGGGTATTGCACCGGCATGTCGTAGCCGGCGAAGGGCACCATGCGTGCGCCCAGTTCCAGGTGCAGGGCGTGTAGCGGGGTTTTCGCCAGGGTTTCGCTGGTCATGCGGTTACTCCAAGTCTAAAAAATAGCTGCGATCTGTAGGCGCGGGGCATGCCCACGATGCTTTGTGTGAAGGCTTTTCGCGGGCATGGCCCGCTCCTACGGGATTGATGAGGGGCATCAGCATTCGATGATGTTCACCGCCAGGCCGCCGCGCGAGGTTTCCTTGTATTTGCTCTTCATGTCGGCACCGGTCTGGCGCATGGTGCGGATGACCTTGTCGAGCGAGACGAAGTGCTGACCGTCACCACGCAGGGCAATACGTGCGGCGTTGATCGCCTTGACCGAGCCCATGGCGTTGCGTTCGATGCAGGGCACTTGAACCAGGCCGCCGATCGGATCGCAGGTCAGGCCGAGGTTGTGTTCCATGCCGATTTCGGCGGCGTTCTCGACCTGCGCCACGCTGCCGCCGAGCACTTCGCACAGGGCGCCGGCGGCCATCGAACAGGCCACGCCGACCTCACCCTGGCAGCCGACTTCGGCGCCGGAGATCGAGGCGTTCTCCTTATAGAGGATGCCGATGGCGGCGGCGGTGAGCAGGAAGCGCACCACTGCGTCGTCGTTGGCGCCGGGGATGAAGCGCGTGTAGTAGTGCAACACCGCCGGCACGATGCCGGCCGCGCCGTTGGTTGGGGCGGTGACCACGCGGCCGCCGCTGGCGTTTTCCTCGTTCACTGCCAGGGCGTAGAGGTTGACCCAGTCGAGCACGCTGAGCGAGTCGCGCAGGGCGGCTTCCGGGTGCTGGCACAGTTGCCGGTACAGGGCGGCGGCACGGCGCTTGACCTTGAGCCCGCCGGGCATGATGCCTTCGTTGCGACAGCCGGCGGTGACGCAGTCCTGCATCACCTGCCAGATTTCCAGCAGGCGTGCGCGGGTCTCGGCTTCCGGGCGCCAGGCCGCTTCGTTGGCCAGCATCACCTGGCTGATCGACAGTTTGTGTTCGGCGCAGTGGGTGAGCAATTGCTTGCCGGTAGTGAAGGGGTAGGCCAGGGCGGTTTGGTCTTCGACGATACGGTCGGCGCCGGCGGCATCGTCATCGACCACAAAACCGCCACCCACCGAGTAGTACTCGCGCGAACGGATCTGCAGGCCGGCGGCGTCGAAGGCGCGGAAGATCATGCCGTTGGGGTGGAACTCCAGCGGTTTGCGGATCATCGCCAGGTGTTCTTTCTCGACGAAGCGGATCGGTTTTTCGCCGAGCAGTTGCAGTTCGCCGGTTTTGCGCAAGGTCTCCAGGCGCTCGGCAATGCTGTCGATGTCGACGGTATCCGGCTGGTCGCCTTGCAGGCCGAGAATCACCGCCTTGTCGCTGCCGTGGCCTTTGCCGGTGGCGCCGAGCGAGCCGTACAGCTCGACTCTTACCGATTCGGTGCTCGCCAGCAGATCGTCGCGGCGCAAGCCTTCGGCGAAGCGAGCGGCGGCGCGCATCGGCCCGACCGTGTGCGAACTGGACGGGCCAATGCCGATTTTGAATAGATCGAAAACGCTAAGTGACATGCTGATCTCCGGCTTCTGGTCAGGCCGCGGTACGGTTTGTCTGTAGGAGCGGGCCATGCCCACGACTATCGCGGGCATGGCCCGCTCCTACAGTCGGCACTGAACCAGTGCGTTGCTTATGCAGAGTAGACCGGGAAAGACGCGCAAAGGTCGGTGACCTGACCACGAACCCGTTCGATCACGCTGGGGTTGTCCAACTCGGCGAGGATGTCGCAGATCCAGCCGGCCAGCTCGCGGCACTCGCCTTCCTTAAAGCCGCGGGTGGTCACTGCCGGGGTGCCGATGCGCAGGCCGGAGGTGACGAACGGCGATTGTGGGTCATTCGGCACCGCGTTCTTGTTTACCGTGATATGCGCGGTGCCCAGCGCCGCGTCGGCGGCCTTGCCGGTCAAGCCCTGCTTGATCAGGCTGAGCAGGAACAGGTGGTTGTCGGTGCCCCCGGAAACCACGTCATAGCCGCGGCCGATGAACACTTCGGCCATGGCTTGGGCGTTCTTGATCACCTGCGCCTGGTAGTCCTTGAAGCTCGGTTCCAGCGCTTCCTTGAAGCACACGGCCTTGGCGGCGATCACATGCATCAGCGGGCCGCCCTGGGCGCCAGGGAAGACTGCTGAGTTGAGCTTCTTCTCGATCTCGGGATTGCTCTTGGCCAGGATCAGGCCGCCACGCGGACCGCGCAGGGTCTTGTGGGTGGTGGTGGTGACCACGTCGGCGTAAGGCAGCGGGTTGGGGTACAGGCCGGCGGCAACCAGGCCGGCGACGTGGGCCATGTCGACGAACAGCAGGGCACCGACCTTGTCGGCGATGGCGCGGAAGCGCGGGAAATCCAGGGTCTTGGAGTAAGCGGAGAAGCCGGCGACGATCATCTTCGGCTGGCACTCGACGGCCAGGCGCTCGACTTCGTCGTAGTCGATCAGGCCTTCGCTATTGATGCCGTATTGCACGGCGTTGTACAGCTTGCCGGAGGAGCTGACCTTGGCGCCGTGGGTCAGGTGGCCGCCGTGGGCCAGGCTCATGCCAAGCAGGGTGTCGCCGGCCTGCAGCAGGGCCAGGTATACCGCGCTGTTGGCCGAGGAGCCGGAGTGCGGCTGGACGTTGGCGTAGTCGGCGCCGAACAGTTGCTTGGCCCGATCGATGGCCAGCTGTTCGACCACATCGACGTGCTCGCAGCCGCCGTAGTAGCGCTTGCCCGGGTAGCCTTCGGCGTACTTGTTGGTCAGGCCGGTGCCCTGGGCCTGCATCACCGCCGGGCTGGTGTAGTTTTCCGAGGCGATCAGCTCGATATGGTCTTCCTGGCGGCGCTCTTCCGCCGTTATGGCTTCGGCCAGGGCCGGGTCGTAGCTGTTCAGGGTCAGGCTTTTATGGAACATCGGGATCAATCCTGTACTAAGGGCGCGACCGCCTAGCGGTCGCGCCGAGAGGGGTATGGTTTAGCGTTGCGCCGGTGCGTCGCCGGTGACACGGCCGTCGCGGGCGAAATATTCCTTGGTCAGCTTGACCACCACCGGGCTGAGCAGCAGCAGCGACAGCAGGTTGGGCAGCGCCATCAGACCGTTGAGGGTGTCGGCGACCAGCCAGGCGAAGTCCAGCTGGGCGACGGCGCCGAACGGCACGGCCAGCACCCAGACGATGCGGAACGGCAGGATCGACTTGGTGCCGACCAGGTACTCCCAGCACTTCTCGCCGTAGTAGCTCCAGCCGAGGATGGTGGTGAAGGCGAAGACCACCAGGGCAATGCTGAGGATCGCTCCGCCGAAACCGGGCATGGCCGATTCGAAGGCCGCCGCCGACAGGCCGGCACCGCTGGCGCCGCTGGTCCAGACACCCGAGGAGATGATCGCCAGACCGGTCAGGGTGCAGATGACCAGGGTGTCGATAAAGGTCCCGAGCATGCCGATCAGACCCGAGCGTACCGAGCTGTGGGTGGTGCCGGCGGCCTGGGCGATACCGGCGGTGCCGAGGCCCGCCTCGTTGGAGAAGATGCCGCGCGCTACGCCGAAGCGAATCGCCGCCATCACTGCTGCACCGGCGAAGCCACCAGTGGCGGCGGTCGGGGTGAAGGCATGGGTGAAGATCAGCTCGAAGGCGCCCGGAATGGCGTCGACATTAACGATCAGGACCACGATGGCGGCGGCGACATAGATCACGCACATGGCCGGCACCAGCGTCGCGGCGACTTTACCGATACGCTTGATACCGCCGAGGATCACCAGGCCGACGAAGACCATGGCCACCAGGCCGGTGACCCAGGACGGTATGCCGAAGGTGTCCGTCAGGGCATGGGCCATGCTGTTGACCTGGACCATGTTGCCGATGCCGAAGCCGGCGAAACCGCCGAAGATGGCGAAGGCGGTGCCGAGCCACAGCCACTTCTTGCCCAGGCCGTTTTTGATCGCGTACATCGGCCCGCCGACGTGCTCCTTGCGCCCATCGGTCTCGCGGTAATGCACCGCCAGGACCACTTCACAGTATTTGGTGGCCATGCCAACCAGGGCCGTGCACCACATCCAGAACAGCGCGCCTGGGCCGCCGAGGAAGATAGCGGTCGCGACGCCGGCGATATTACCGGTACCGACGGTCGCCGCCAGGCAGGTCATCAGCGCCTGGAACGGGCTGATTTCGCCGCTGGCTTCGTCGTCTTTCTTGCGCCCTTGCCACAACAGGCGAAAGCCCGCGCCTATCTTCGCCAGAGGCATGAATTTCAGACGCAGCATGAGGAACAGACCGGTGCCGAGGATTGCCACCAGCATCGGTGGACCCCAGACCAGTCCGTTGATTTGATTGGTTAGGTTGTTGATGAATTCCATCTGGAGCACCTCTTTATTGTTGTAAGTGCGCGGGTTGACCCGCGTCAGATAAGGGCTGGTGCGCGCGTGTAGCGCGAAGGAAAAACCTGTAGAGGGTTATGCTGAATCCGCGTGAATGGTGAACTGTGTTCCTGGCCTGCGCGGTGAACGCCATGAGCGCCGACACAGGGCGCGCACCGCGCAGGTCAAAAACGCCTGGCCCTCTCTCTCGCCGAGAGAGAGGGCGTTATTGCTTAGGCCTCCTGATAGGCTTCGATTGACGGGCAGGCGCAGACCAGGTTGCGGTCGCCGAACACGTTGTCGACCCGGCCGACGGGCGGCCAGTATTTGGCTTCGACCAGCGAGGCCAGCGGGTACACCGCCTGTTCGCGGCTGTAGCTGTGGGTCCACTCGCCGGCCAACTCGGCCGCGGTGTGCGGCGCGTTCTTCAGCGGGCTGCTGTCGGCCGTCACCTCACCACGCTCCACCGCGCGGATTTCCTCGCGGATGGCGATCATGGCGTCGCAGAAACGATCCAGCTCTTCCTTGGCTTCGCTCTCGGTCGGCTCGACCATCAGGGTACCGGCCACCGGGAAGGACATGGTCGGGGCGTGGAAGCCGAAGTCGATCAGGCGCTTGGCCACATCGTCGACGCTGATGCCGCTGATGTCCTTGAGCGGACGCAAATCCAAGATGCACTCATGCGCCACCAGGCTGTTGCTGCCGGTGTAGAGCACTGGGTAGTGCTCTTCCAGGCGGCGGGCGATGTAGTTGGCGTTGAGAATCGCCAGCTGCGAGGCGCGCTTGAGGCCTTCGCCACCCATCATGGTGATGTACATCCAGGTGATCGGCAGGATGCTGGCGCTGCCGAACGGTGCGGCGCTGACCGCACCTTCCTTGCGTGCCATGTTGGCGTGGCCGGGCAGGAAGGGGATCAGGTGCGCCTTGACGCCGATCGGGCCGACGCCCGGACCGCCGCCACCGTGGGGGATGCAGAAAGTCTTGTGCAAGTTCAGGTGCGAAACGTCGCCGCCGAACTGGCCCGGGGCGCAGAGGCCGACCATGGCGTTCATGTTGGCGCCGTCGATGTACACCTGGCCGCCGTTGTCGTGAACGATCTGGGCGATCTCGCGGATGCCTTCCTCGAACACACCGTGGGTGGACGGGTAGGTGATCATCAGCGCGGCCAGACGATCCTTGTGCTCGATGGCCTTGGCGCGCAGGTCTTCGATGTCGACGTTGCCCAGGCTGTCGCAGCTGGTCACCACCACGCGCATGCCGGCCATGCTGGCGGTTGCCGGGTTGGTGCCGTGGGCCGATTGCGGGATCAGGCAGATGTCGCGCTGCTCGTCGCCGCGGCTGCGGTGATAGGCGCGGATCGCCAGCAGGCCGGCGTACTCGCCCTGGGAGCCGGCGTTCGGCTGCAGCGACATGCCGTCGTAGCCGGTGGCGGCGCAGAGCATGGCCTCCAGCTCAGTGGTCAGCTGGGTGTAACCCTGGCTCTGCTCGGCCGGGGCGAAGGGGTGCAGGTTGCCGAACTCGCCCCAGGTCACCGGAATCATCTCGCTGGCGGCGTTGAGCTTCATGGTGCAGGAACCCAGCGGAATCATGCTGCGATCCAGCGCCAGGTCCTTGTCGGCCAGCTTGCGCAGGTAGCGCATCAGCTCGGTTTCCGAGTGATAGCGATTGAATACCGGGTGGGCGAGGATGGCCGACTGACGCAGCAGGCCTTGCGGCAGGCGCGCGGCGACACTGGACGCCAGCTCGGCGAAGACCGGCAGGTTCTGGTCGTCGGCGAATACCGCCCAGAGCGCAGCGACGCCGGCCGGGGTGGTGGTCTCGTCGAGGGACAGACCGAGGCGCTCGGCGTCGATCTCGCGCAGGTTGATCCCGGCGGCGCGGGCCTTGGCATGCAGCGCGGCGGTTTTGCTGCCGGTGGCCAGGGTCAGGGTGTCGAAGAAGCTGGTCTGCTCGACGCCGTAGCCCAGCTGGGTCAGGCCCTGGGCGAGGATCGCGGTCAGCTGGTGCACGCGCTTGGCGATGCGGGTCAGGCCCTGCGGACCGTGGTACACGGCATACATGCTGGCGATGTTGGCCAGCAGCACCTGGGCGGTGCAGATGTTGCTGGTGGCCTTCTCGCGGCGGATGTGCTGCTCACGGGTCTGCATAGCCAGGCGCAGGGCCGGCTTGCCGAAACGGTCGACCGAAACACCGACCAGGCGGCCCGGCATGTCGCGCTTGAAGGCATCGCGGGTGGCGAAGTAGGCGGCGTGCGGGCCACCGAAACCCAGCGGCACACCGAAACGCTGGGCGCTGCCCAGGGCTACGTCGGCGCCGAATTCGCCCGGCGGGGTGAGCAGGGTCAGGGCCAGCAGATCGGCGGCCACGGCCACCAGGGCTTTGGCGGCGTGGAAGCGCTCGACCAGCTCGCGGTAGTCGAAGATGTCGCCGTTGCTCGCCGGGTACTGCAGCAGGGCGCCGAAGTA encodes:
- a CDS encoding alanine/glycine:cation symporter family protein, with protein sequence MEFINNLTNQINGLVWGPPMLVAILGTGLFLMLRLKFMPLAKIGAGFRLLWQGRKKDDEASGEISPFQALMTCLAATVGTGNIAGVATAIFLGGPGALFWMWCTALVGMATKYCEVVLAVHYRETDGRKEHVGGPMYAIKNGLGKKWLWLGTAFAIFGGFAGFGIGNMVQVNSMAHALTDTFGIPSWVTGLVAMVFVGLVILGGIKRIGKVAATLVPAMCVIYVAAAIVVLIVNVDAIPGAFELIFTHAFTPTAATGGFAGAAVMAAIRFGVARGIFSNEAGLGTAGIAQAAGTTHSSVRSGLIGMLGTFIDTLVICTLTGLAIISSGVWTSGASGAGLSAAAFESAMPGFGGAILSIALVVFAFTTILGWSYYGEKCWEYLVGTKSILPFRIVWVLAVPFGAVAQLDFAWLVADTLNGLMALPNLLSLLLLSPVVVKLTKEYFARDGRVTGDAPAQR
- the gcvP gene encoding aminomethyl-transferring glycine dehydrogenase, producing the protein MTDAIDLSTANEFIARHIGPRDADVAAMLDVLGYDSLDTLIASVIPESIKGSSVLELTDGLSEADALAKIKAIASQNQQFTTYIGQGYHGTHTPSPILRNLLENPAWYTAYTPYQPEISQGRLEALLNFQTLISDLSGLPIANASMLDEATAAAEAMTFCKRLSKNKASNAFFASQHCHPQTLDVLRTRAEPLGIEVVVGDERTITDASAYFGALLQYPASNGDIFDYRELVERFHAAKALVAVAADLLALTLLTPPGEFGADVALGSAQRFGVPLGFGGPHAAYFATRDAFKRDMPGRLVGVSVDRFGKPALRLAMQTREQHIRREKATSNICTAQVLLANIASMYAVYHGPQGLTRIAKRVHQLTAILAQGLTQLGYGVEQTSFFDTLTLATGSKTAALHAKARAAGINLREIDAERLGLSLDETTTPAGVAALWAVFADDQNLPVFAELASSVAARLPQGLLRQSAILAHPVFNRYHSETELMRYLRKLADKDLALDRSMIPLGSCTMKLNAASEMIPVTWGEFGNLHPFAPAEQSQGYTQLTTELEAMLCAATGYDGMSLQPNAGSQGEYAGLLAIRAYHRSRGDEQRDICLIPQSAHGTNPATASMAGMRVVVTSCDSLGNVDIEDLRAKAIEHKDRLAALMITYPSTHGVFEEGIREIAQIVHDNGGQVYIDGANMNAMVGLCAPGQFGGDVSHLNLHKTFCIPHGGGGPGVGPIGVKAHLIPFLPGHANMARKEGAVSAAPFGSASILPITWMYITMMGGEGLKRASQLAILNANYIARRLEEHYPVLYTGSNSLVAHECILDLRPLKDISGISVDDVAKRLIDFGFHAPTMSFPVAGTLMVEPTESEAKEELDRFCDAMIAIREEIRAVERGEVTADSSPLKNAPHTAAELAGEWTHSYSREQAVYPLASLVEAKYWPPVGRVDNVFGDRNLVCACPSIEAYQEA